The Amycolatopsis sp. DG1A-15b genome window below encodes:
- a CDS encoding protocatechuate dioxygenase, whose protein sequence is MGNDHEGQRVSRRRLLAGVSSVGLGALVTACAGRSAVTTSTGETVALQAVTDADLTALFTGARTCTLTASTTQGPYYFDADKIRSDIREDKPGTKLRLALQVQDSETCRPIPHAVVEIWHCDAGGLYSGAEAASSGGGTRPTGTPPTGTPPTGTPPTGTPPGGGDADLIPTDDKRYLRGAQVTNQRGIVEFTTIWPGWYRGRTVHVHVMVHVGTEKTLTTQLMFDEALNAQVLATQPYAQRTGRDTFNDDDSIYEPSMLLKVTRARDGYVGCIVLNADPDHDGA, encoded by the coding sequence ATGGGAAACGATCACGAGGGACAGCGGGTCAGCCGGCGGCGGCTGCTCGCCGGCGTGAGCTCGGTCGGCTTGGGCGCACTCGTCACGGCGTGCGCGGGCCGGAGCGCGGTCACGACGTCCACCGGGGAGACGGTCGCGCTGCAGGCGGTCACCGACGCGGACCTCACCGCCCTGTTCACCGGCGCGCGGACGTGCACGCTCACCGCGTCCACCACGCAGGGGCCGTACTACTTCGACGCCGACAAGATCCGCAGTGACATCCGCGAGGACAAGCCGGGCACGAAGCTGCGGCTCGCCCTGCAGGTGCAGGACAGCGAGACGTGCCGGCCGATCCCGCACGCGGTGGTCGAGATTTGGCACTGCGACGCGGGTGGCCTGTACTCCGGCGCGGAGGCGGCGTCCAGCGGCGGCGGCACCCGGCCGACCGGGACCCCGCCGACCGGGACCCCGCCCACCGGCACTCCGCCTACCGGCACTCCGCCCGGCGGCGGGGACGCCGATCTCATCCCCACCGACGACAAGCGGTACCTGCGTGGCGCCCAGGTCACGAACCAGCGCGGGATCGTCGAGTTCACGACGATCTGGCCGGGCTGGTACCGCGGCCGCACCGTCCACGTCCACGTGATGGTGCACGTCGGCACCGAGAAAACGCTCACCACGCAGCTGATGTTCGACGAAGCGCTGAACGCGCAGGTGCTGGCCACCCAGCCGTACGCGCAGCGCACCGGCCGCGACACCTTCAACGACGACGACTCGATCTACGAGCCGAGCATGCTGCTGAAGGTGACGCGCGCCCGCGACGGGTACGTCGGCTGCATCGTCCTCAACGCCGACCCGGACCACGACGGCGCGTAG
- a CDS encoding helix-turn-helix transcriptional regulator, whose product MEARRRLGEFLKTRRSHLRPEDVGLATYGDRRRVPGLRREELARLAGVSAPYYSRLEQGQSANASPEVLDALAGALRLDDAERRHLHDLAAGARRPAPRRRPAAERVTPAVRQLLAALGDVPVVVLGRFSDVLAWNAAGHALFAGHLPPDAPEGPGPRPNMARLVFLDPHTRELYADWPAKARAVVATLRMASGRYPDDPRPAALVGELSVRSTEFAAWWADQRVKAGGSAVHEMHHPLVGPMTVTHQALLTESAQHVVVATTEPGSSSHAAMTLLTHTTATARRTLPARG is encoded by the coding sequence ATGGAAGCCAGACGACGCCTCGGCGAGTTCCTCAAGACCCGCCGCTCCCACCTGCGGCCCGAGGACGTCGGCCTGGCCACCTACGGTGACCGTCGCCGGGTGCCCGGCCTGCGCCGCGAAGAGCTCGCCCGGCTCGCCGGGGTGAGCGCGCCCTACTACTCGAGGCTCGAACAGGGCCAGTCGGCCAACGCCTCGCCGGAGGTGCTGGACGCACTCGCCGGCGCCCTCCGGCTCGACGACGCCGAACGACGGCACTTGCACGACCTGGCCGCCGGAGCCCGCCGGCCGGCCCCGCGCCGCCGCCCGGCGGCGGAGCGCGTCACCCCGGCCGTCCGGCAGCTGCTGGCCGCCCTGGGCGACGTGCCGGTGGTCGTGCTCGGCCGGTTCAGCGACGTCCTGGCGTGGAACGCCGCCGGCCACGCCCTGTTCGCCGGGCACCTGCCGCCGGACGCGCCCGAGGGGCCCGGGCCGCGCCCCAACATGGCGAGGCTGGTGTTCCTCGACCCGCACACCCGCGAGCTGTACGCCGACTGGCCGGCCAAGGCCCGCGCGGTGGTGGCGACGCTGCGGATGGCGTCGGGACGGTACCCGGACGACCCGCGCCCGGCCGCCCTCGTCGGCGAGCTTTCCGTCCGCAGCACGGAGTTCGCCGCGTGGTGGGCGGACCAGCGCGTCAAGGCCGGCGGCAGCGCGGTCCACGAGATGCACCACCCCCTGGTGGGCCCGATGACGGTCACGCACCAGGCGCTGCTCACCGAGTCCGCGCAGCACGTCGTCGTCGCCACCACCGAGCCCGGCTCGTCCTCGCACGCGGCGATGACCCTGCTCACGCACACCACGGCCACCGCGCGCCGCACCCTGCCCGCGCGCGGCTGA
- a CDS encoding alpha/beta hydrolase domain-containing protein translates to MRRALLVLLTVLLPSVLITGTAQAAPSAPTVAAVPANAGRGWPVSGAQGVLDLAARGYVEEEYLLSGRADTFDQVGLWTDDGRWATRVATTGNPYTTRMVVVRPRDAARFNGTVVVEWLNVSFGVDIPVDFSQSYEHFIREGYAYVGVTTQKAGADKLKSLDPARYGAVNLSGDALSYDVFSQAAQAVRANPQVLGGRTPAVVLGTGHSQSALRLTTYANAIQPVRRSYDGFMIHGRAALAAPIGDGVVGPLSARIRTDLGVPVFVLQSETDVIASASVRQDTAQVRTWEVAGTAHADQYGLNLYNAANARDKSINDGAPTTCDKPVNSMTFRYAENAAFRYLDRWARGGAAPPTAAPISMLLNLIILRDGDQNALGGVRLPDLDVPVASYSPNNSGGNVPGACLLLGTTTPLTPDRIRQLYPDHTTYVAKFTAAADRALRSGYLLQPDRDEAVARAQAAPVP, encoded by the coding sequence ATGCGCAGAGCCCTGCTCGTGCTGCTGACCGTGCTCCTGCCATCCGTCCTGATCACCGGGACCGCCCAAGCCGCGCCGTCCGCCCCCACCGTCGCGGCGGTGCCCGCGAACGCCGGGCGGGGCTGGCCGGTCAGCGGCGCCCAAGGCGTCCTGGACCTCGCCGCCCGCGGGTACGTCGAGGAGGAGTACCTGCTCTCCGGGCGCGCCGACACGTTCGACCAGGTGGGGCTGTGGACCGACGACGGCCGCTGGGCCACTCGCGTGGCCACCACCGGCAACCCGTACACCACCCGGATGGTCGTGGTGCGGCCGCGTGACGCCGCACGGTTCAACGGCACGGTCGTGGTCGAATGGCTCAACGTCAGCTTCGGCGTCGACATCCCCGTGGACTTCTCGCAGTCCTACGAGCACTTCATCCGCGAGGGCTACGCCTACGTCGGCGTGACGACCCAGAAAGCCGGTGCCGACAAGCTCAAGAGCCTCGACCCCGCGCGGTACGGCGCGGTGAACCTCAGCGGTGACGCGCTGTCCTACGACGTCTTCTCGCAGGCCGCGCAGGCGGTGCGGGCGAACCCGCAGGTACTGGGCGGCCGGACCCCGGCCGTCGTGCTGGGCACCGGGCACTCGCAGTCCGCGCTGCGGCTGACCACCTACGCGAACGCGATCCAGCCGGTGCGGCGCAGCTACGACGGCTTCATGATCCACGGCCGGGCCGCGCTCGCGGCGCCGATCGGCGACGGCGTCGTCGGCCCGCTGTCGGCCCGGATCCGCACCGATCTCGGCGTCCCGGTGTTCGTCCTGCAGTCGGAGACCGACGTCATCGCGTCGGCTTCGGTCCGGCAGGACACCGCCCAGGTGCGCACCTGGGAGGTCGCCGGCACCGCGCACGCCGACCAGTACGGCCTGAACCTCTACAACGCGGCCAACGCCCGGGACAAGTCGATCAACGACGGCGCCCCGACGACCTGCGACAAGCCGGTCAACAGCATGACGTTCCGCTATGCGGAGAACGCGGCGTTCCGCTACCTCGACCGCTGGGCGCGCGGCGGCGCGGCCCCGCCCACGGCGGCGCCGATTTCGATGCTGCTCAACCTCATCATCCTGCGCGACGGCGACCAGAACGCCCTCGGCGGCGTCCGGCTGCCCGATCTCGACGTCCCGGTGGCGTCCTACTCCCCCAACAACAGCGGCGGCAACGTGCCGGGCGCGTGCCTGCTGCTGGGCACGACCACGCCGCTGACGCCGGACCGGATCCGGCAGCTGTACCCGGACCACACCACCTACGTCGCGAAGTTCACCGCGGCGGCGGACCGGGCCCTGCGGTCGGGCTACCTGCTGCAGCCCGACCGCGACGAGGCCGTGGCCCGGGCGCAGGCCGCACCGGTGCCGTAA
- a CDS encoding nuclear transport factor 2 family protein has translation MSSFRKAVEARDPDAMAATLAEHVVFRSPVAFKPYPGKAITAAILRGVLRVFEDFRYVRELTGGDGRDHALVFEARIGDVRVEGCDFLHLDDDGLIDEFTVMVRPLSAARALSEAMAAQFEQIQREAVN, from the coding sequence ATGAGCAGCTTCCGCAAGGCCGTCGAGGCACGCGATCCCGACGCCATGGCCGCGACACTGGCGGAGCACGTCGTGTTCCGCAGCCCGGTCGCGTTCAAGCCGTACCCCGGCAAGGCGATCACCGCCGCCATCCTGCGCGGCGTGCTCCGCGTGTTCGAGGATTTCCGGTACGTGCGCGAGCTGACCGGCGGTGACGGCCGGGATCACGCCCTCGTCTTCGAGGCCAGGATCGGGGACGTGCGGGTCGAAGGCTGCGACTTCCTGCACCTCGACGACGACGGCCTGATCGACGAGTTCACCGTGATGGTCCGGCCGCTGTCGGCGGCCCGAGCCCTCTCCGAGGCGATGGCGGCGCAGTTCGAGCAGATCCAGCGCGAAGCAGTCAACTAG
- a CDS encoding 5'/3'-nucleotidase SurE yields MRFKALRVAVAAVVALSLAVPAQASPRPDQPVSLGGKKVLLVNDDSVQAAKPDGSDGRGIYVLRQALCRAGADVAIVGPWASQGAKSRSTAGSPTASVAPPAAVPAEFAADCANAPGHGLVLGACQGSVPCGPGSPSITPADVVELALTGVLPQRLGWTTGPDLVVSGVNAGPNTDVSINLSGTVGAATAAVERGVPTVAVSAGTRVAPPPSTETYAAAADVVVRLLASPRVWSLVRDMVLVNVNQPDVTPGSGPSPVRWTSVGRVAQGWVTYVPSGDGTYQLSYNPVTPAPEFEEGSDTKALFDGYVSVSAVAVNRGYAGRLPG; encoded by the coding sequence ATGCGGTTCAAGGCTTTGCGCGTCGCGGTGGCGGCGGTGGTCGCCTTGTCGCTGGCCGTGCCCGCTCAAGCCAGCCCGCGGCCCGATCAACCGGTTTCGCTGGGGGGCAAGAAGGTTTTGCTGGTCAACGACGATTCGGTGCAGGCGGCGAAGCCCGACGGGTCGGACGGGCGCGGCATCTACGTGCTCCGGCAGGCGTTGTGCCGGGCCGGTGCCGACGTGGCGATCGTCGGACCGTGGGCGTCCCAGGGCGCGAAGAGCCGGTCCACGGCCGGGTCCCCCACGGCGTCCGTGGCGCCGCCGGCGGCGGTGCCGGCCGAGTTCGCCGCCGACTGCGCGAACGCGCCGGGGCACGGGCTGGTGCTGGGCGCGTGCCAGGGCAGCGTCCCGTGCGGCCCCGGCAGCCCGTCGATCACCCCGGCGGACGTGGTCGAGCTCGCGCTGACCGGCGTCCTGCCCCAGCGGCTCGGCTGGACCACCGGCCCGGACCTGGTCGTTTCCGGGGTCAACGCGGGCCCGAACACCGACGTTTCGATCAACCTGTCCGGCACGGTGGGCGCGGCCACCGCGGCGGTCGAGCGGGGCGTGCCGACGGTGGCGGTCAGCGCCGGCACGCGCGTGGCACCCCCGCCGTCGACGGAAACGTACGCGGCCGCGGCCGACGTCGTCGTCCGGCTGCTCGCGTCGCCCCGGGTGTGGTCCCTCGTGCGGGACATGGTGCTGGTGAACGTGAACCAGCCGGACGTCACGCCGGGGTCCGGGCCGTCGCCGGTGCGCTGGACGTCGGTCGGCCGGGTGGCGCAGGGCTGGGTGACGTACGTGCCTTCGGGTGACGGGACGTACCAGCTGTCGTACAACCCGGTGACACCCGCGCCGGAGTTCGAGGAGGGCAGCGACACGAAGGCCCTGTTCGACGGGTACGTGAGCGTGTCGGCGGTCGCCGTCAACCGGGGCTACGCCGGCCGCCTGCCGGGCTGA
- a CDS encoding MBL fold metallo-hydrolase: MTEIKLGDVTVTRIEEQHGPMMPARDFFPDLPESAWQEHRDELEPDFLTTDGLVVSSMQTWLLRSEGRTILIDTAVGNDKHRPAVPAWDHLRLDYLDRLREAGVRPEDVDLVVHTHLHLDHIGWNTRLDGGTWVPTFPNATHLMPRADFEHWDPARNPAVAGGVNAHAFEDSIQPVHEAGQVRLWEDSHTIDANLRLEAAPGHTPGSSVVKLASGGDRALFAGDVLHTPLQLAAPGHSSCFCEDPVQASATRQRLLGWAADEHALLVPAHFGGHSALEVERRGGAFAVKGWGPFPRR, translated from the coding sequence ATGACCGAAATCAAACTCGGGGACGTCACCGTCACCCGCATCGAAGAGCAGCACGGCCCGATGATGCCGGCCCGGGACTTCTTCCCGGACCTGCCGGAATCGGCGTGGCAGGAGCACCGCGACGAGCTGGAACCCGACTTCCTCACCACGGACGGCCTGGTGGTGTCGTCGATGCAGACCTGGCTGCTGCGCAGCGAAGGCCGCACGATCCTGATCGACACCGCCGTGGGCAACGACAAGCACCGCCCGGCCGTCCCCGCCTGGGACCACCTCCGGCTGGACTACCTGGACCGGCTCCGCGAAGCCGGCGTCCGCCCGGAGGACGTCGACCTGGTCGTGCACACCCACCTGCACCTCGACCACATCGGGTGGAACACCCGCCTCGACGGCGGCACGTGGGTGCCGACGTTCCCGAACGCGACGCACCTGATGCCCCGCGCGGACTTCGAGCACTGGGACCCGGCGCGCAACCCGGCCGTGGCCGGAGGTGTGAACGCACACGCCTTCGAAGACAGCATCCAGCCGGTGCACGAAGCGGGGCAGGTCCGGTTGTGGGAGGACAGCCACACGATCGACGCGAACCTCCGGCTCGAAGCCGCGCCCGGCCACACCCCCGGCTCCAGCGTGGTGAAACTGGCCTCCGGCGGCGACCGTGCGCTCTTCGCCGGCGACGTCCTGCACACGCCCCTGCAGCTCGCGGCACCCGGGCACAGCAGCTGCTTCTGCGAAGACCCGGTACAGGCCAGCGCCACCCGGCAGCGCCTGCTCGGCTGGGCCGCCGACGAGCACGCCCTGCTCGTGCCGGCCCACTTCGGCGGGCACAGCGCACTGGAAGTCGAACGCCGCGGCGGCGCGTTCGCCGTCAAGGGGTGGGGTCCGTTCCCCCGGCGCTGA
- a CDS encoding PadR family transcriptional regulator: MAALLEGEASGYDLAKGFDASVANFWAATPQQLYRELDRMAADGLVRARVVHQERRPDKRLFSLTEAGHRSLHEFTARPPRPGVIRDELLVQVQAVDAGDRTAVRGALAERLARAEAKIAGYERLRARLLDGRFEDDYLAGAERIGPYLTLMRGLSFERENLRWCEQALKVLDRRAAAPRA, from the coding sequence ATGGCGGCGCTGCTCGAAGGCGAGGCGTCGGGCTACGACCTGGCGAAGGGGTTCGACGCCTCGGTGGCGAACTTCTGGGCGGCCACCCCGCAGCAGCTCTACCGGGAACTCGACCGCATGGCGGCCGACGGCCTGGTGCGGGCCCGGGTGGTCCACCAGGAGCGCCGCCCGGACAAGCGGCTGTTCTCGCTGACCGAAGCCGGGCACCGGTCGCTGCACGAGTTCACGGCCCGGCCGCCCCGCCCGGGCGTGATCCGCGACGAGCTGCTGGTGCAGGTGCAGGCCGTGGACGCGGGCGACCGGACGGCGGTCCGGGGCGCGCTGGCGGAGCGGCTGGCCCGGGCCGAAGCCAAGATCGCGGGCTACGAACGACTTCGCGCGCGCCTGCTGGACGGCCGCTTCGAAGACGACTACCTCGCCGGAGCCGAGCGGATCGGCCCGTACCTGACGCTGATGCGGGGACTGTCGTTCGAGCGGGAGAACCTGCGGTGGTGCGAGCAGGCGCTGAAGGTGCTCGACCGGCGGGCGGCCGCCCCACGGGCCTGA
- the fadD8 gene encoding fatty-acid--CoA ligase FadD8, with translation MEGTGMDEQAMRYPNHLGHLVVSALKRHRDKPVMVLGETTMTGGRTAEQVSQYAQAFEALGAGTGAPVALLSLNRPEVLLIIAAGQLQGSRRTALHPLGSLDDHAYILADAGITTLIIDPVPAFVDRALGLLEKVPGLTQVLTIGPVPEPLAHVGKDLTAAAATFEPRPLAPAVLPPDQVVSITYTGGTTGKPKGVMGTAQAMTTMTQIQLAEWEWPEAPKFLICTPLSHAGAAFFAPTLLKGGSLIVVPKFDVAEVLRIIEEQRITATMLVPTMLYALMDHPDSRTRDLSSLQTVYYGAASINPVRLREAIDRFGPIFAQYYGQSEAPMAISYLAKGDHDDARLASCGRPSAFLRTALLDADGNPVAPGEPGEICVAGPLLAGGYWNLPEVTAETFRDGWLHTGDVAREDEDGFWFIVDRVKDMIVTGGFNVFPREVEDVVAEHPAVAQVGVIGTPDDKWGEAVTAVVVLRKDADGDLERLTAEIQAAVRERKGPVHVPKQVIVAESLPMTGLGKPDKKALRAQYQRHGAAV, from the coding sequence GTGGAAGGGACCGGGATGGACGAGCAGGCGATGCGGTATCCGAACCACCTCGGCCACCTGGTCGTCTCCGCCCTGAAACGCCACCGGGACAAGCCGGTCATGGTGCTGGGCGAGACCACGATGACCGGGGGCCGGACCGCCGAACAGGTCAGCCAGTACGCCCAGGCCTTCGAGGCGCTCGGGGCGGGCACCGGCGCGCCGGTCGCGCTGCTGTCGCTGAACCGGCCGGAAGTCCTGCTCATCATCGCCGCCGGCCAGCTGCAGGGCTCGCGGCGCACGGCGCTGCACCCGCTGGGGTCGCTCGACGACCACGCCTACATCCTCGCCGACGCCGGCATCACCACCCTGATCATCGACCCGGTCCCCGCCTTCGTCGACCGCGCCCTCGGCCTGCTCGAGAAGGTGCCCGGCCTGACCCAGGTGCTCACCATCGGGCCGGTGCCGGAGCCGCTGGCCCACGTCGGCAAGGACCTGACGGCGGCCGCCGCGACGTTCGAGCCGCGGCCGCTCGCGCCCGCGGTGCTGCCGCCGGACCAGGTCGTCTCGATCACCTACACCGGCGGGACGACCGGCAAGCCCAAGGGCGTCATGGGCACCGCGCAGGCGATGACCACGATGACGCAGATCCAGCTGGCCGAGTGGGAGTGGCCCGAGGCGCCGAAGTTCCTGATCTGCACTCCGCTTTCGCACGCCGGCGCGGCGTTCTTCGCCCCGACGCTGCTCAAGGGCGGCTCGCTGATCGTGGTGCCGAAGTTCGACGTCGCCGAGGTCCTGAGGATCATCGAAGAGCAGCGGATCACCGCAACCATGCTGGTGCCCACGATGCTCTACGCGCTCATGGACCACCCGGACTCGCGCACCCGCGACCTGTCTTCGCTGCAGACGGTGTACTACGGCGCGGCGTCGATCAACCCGGTGCGGCTGCGCGAGGCGATCGACCGGTTCGGGCCGATCTTCGCCCAGTACTACGGCCAGTCCGAGGCCCCGATGGCGATCAGCTACCTCGCCAAGGGCGACCACGACGACGCACGCCTGGCCTCCTGCGGCCGCCCGTCGGCCTTCCTGCGCACCGCACTGCTCGACGCCGACGGCAATCCCGTCGCGCCGGGTGAGCCGGGCGAGATCTGCGTGGCCGGCCCGCTGCTCGCCGGCGGCTACTGGAACCTGCCGGAGGTGACGGCGGAGACGTTCCGCGACGGCTGGCTGCACACCGGCGACGTGGCCCGCGAGGACGAGGACGGTTTCTGGTTCATCGTCGACCGGGTCAAGGACATGATCGTCACCGGCGGGTTCAACGTGTTCCCCCGCGAGGTGGAGGACGTGGTGGCCGAGCACCCGGCGGTCGCGCAGGTCGGCGTGATCGGCACCCCCGACGACAAGTGGGGCGAGGCGGTGACGGCCGTCGTGGTCCTGCGCAAGGACGCCGACGGCGACCTCGAGCGGCTCACGGCCGAGATCCAGGCGGCGGTGCGCGAGCGCAAGGGCCCGGTGCACGTGCCCAAGCAGGTGATCGTCGCGGAGTCCCTGCCGATGACGGGGCTGGGCAAGCCGGACAAGAAGGCGCTGCGAGCTCAGTACCAGCGGCATGGAGCCGCCGTGTAG